The following coding sequences lie in one Arachis ipaensis cultivar K30076 chromosome B03, Araip1.1, whole genome shotgun sequence genomic window:
- the LOC110269532 gene encoding paired amphipathic helix protein Sin3-like 4: MVVEGHSGQPHVAIDNAVRVTQDDAVNYLKAVKEAFHDKPEKYADFLEVMKDFRARRTDTDGVIARVKEIFKGHRNLIVGFNNFLPKEHEIALPWEDEQPQQNKPVDFVGKVKAANLIIVGIVIGIVEQSIVATCLKLLFFLQIM, translated from the exons ATGGTGGTGGAGGGCCA CTCGGGGCAACCCCACGTTGCGATTGATAATGCTGTTCGGGTGACTCAAGATGATGCCGTAAATTACCTGAAGGCCGTGAAGGAAGCGTTTCATGATAAGCCGGAAAAGTATGCTGACTTTTTAGAAGTAATGAAAGATTTCAGGGCTCGAAG AACTGATACGGATGGTGTCATAGCAAGAGTGAAGGAGATATTTAAAGGGCATAGAAATCTAATTGTAGGGTTTAACAACTTCTTGCCTAAGGAACATGAAATTGCACTTCCATGGGAGGATGAACAACCTCAGCAGAATAAGCCTGTTGATTTTGTAGGCAAGGTCAAG GCTGCCAATCTTAttattgttggcattgttattgGTATTGTTGAACAATCAATTGTTGCAACTTGCTTAAAGCTCTTATTCTTTTTGCAAATTATGTAA